The DNA segment CCTACCGCTGCTGTTGGCGACCGGAATCATTCAGTAGTTGCCAGCAAACCGGAGACGCGACATGTCAAGCAACGTGGGATTCGTCGGGCTCGGCATCATGGGCCGGCCGATGGCGCTCAACGTCATGAAGGGCGGGCACGCGATGGCGGTCCACGCGCGCCGCGCCGCGAGCATGCAGCCGCTGGCGGACGCCGGTGCGGTGACGTGCGCATCCCCGGCAGAGGTCGCGGCAAGATCGGACGTGACGTTCGT comes from the Betaproteobacteria bacterium genome and includes:
- a CDS encoding NAD(P)-binding domain-containing protein, whose protein sequence is MSSNVGFVGLGIMGRPMALNVMKGGHAMAVHARRAASMQPLADAGAVTCASPAEVAARSDVTFV